The following coding sequences are from one Deinococcus cellulosilyticus NBRC 106333 = KACC 11606 window:
- a CDS encoding DUF4097 family beta strand repeat-containing protein, with protein MRPLLLLVPTLFLTSYAAAQNCGFAGSLQKDLNRELQSKNITEVRIDSKSGDLRVNGGTTRSIAIQGLACTNNKALLNQIKFTTRVLGNVLYIDAQVPRVSLFQQAALHLNIDVPSSMKVSIRDDSGDIFVQKVSNLKIQDDSGDMDLSDIAGTVRIEEDGSGDMAIRNVKKEVKIDRDDSGDILIEQVSGPVTIGRDGSGDIIIRNAGSTTITSDDSGEIQIEHIQGNVLIREDDSGDIGAHDISGNFTVGQDGSGDINFDQVKGQVQLPRKR; from the coding sequence ATGCGTCCTTTACTCCTGCTGGTCCCCACCCTGTTCCTGACATCCTACGCCGCCGCCCAGAATTGTGGTTTTGCGGGCAGCCTGCAAAAAGACCTGAACCGTGAACTTCAGAGCAAAAACATCACCGAAGTTCGCATTGATTCCAAATCTGGCGACCTTCGCGTCAATGGGGGCACCACCAGAAGCATTGCCATTCAGGGACTGGCCTGCACCAACAACAAGGCCCTGCTCAACCAGATCAAGTTCACCACCCGCGTGCTTGGAAACGTGCTGTACATCGACGCCCAGGTGCCCAGGGTTTCCCTGTTCCAGCAGGCGGCCCTGCACCTGAACATCGATGTGCCTTCCAGCATGAAGGTCAGCATCCGGGACGACAGTGGAGACATCTTCGTACAGAAGGTGAGCAACCTGAAGATTCAGGATGACTCTGGAGACATGGACCTTTCCGACATCGCAGGCACAGTGCGCATTGAAGAAGACGGTTCTGGTGACATGGCCATCCGCAACGTCAAAAAAGAAGTGAAAATTGACCGTGATGATTCCGGAGACATTCTCATTGAGCAGGTTTCAGGTCCCGTCACCATTGGGCGGGATGGCAGTGGAGACATCATCATCCGCAATGCAGGAAGCACCACCATCACCAGCGATGACTCGGGAGAGATCCAGATTGAGCACATCCAGGGGAATGTCCTGATCCGTGAAGACGATTCGGGGGACATCGGTGCCCATGACATCTCAGGCAACTTCACTGTGGGTCAGGACGGCTCTGGTGACATCAACTTTGATCAGGTGAAAGGACAGGTTCAGCTTCCCCGCAAGCGCTGA
- a CDS encoding response regulator transcription factor yields MKTILIVDDKLSLVRMLQDYLSSEGYRTVVADNGRTALFTARHAKPDLVLLDLMMPELDGYGFMEIYRKEAQIPIIVLTSKLEKDSAIRSLELGADDYIVKPFDLDEVNARIRAVLRRYDKGHTVVRMIRVSDLEMDPEQQVISKAGRTLALTRSEYGLLSHFMQHPGKTFSRAELLDHIDGGGAESLERTVDVHIRKLRVKLGDDSGTPKYIETVFGAGYRLSQRTLQP; encoded by the coding sequence ATGAAGACGATTCTGATTGTGGATGACAAACTCAGCCTGGTGCGCATGCTGCAGGATTACCTTTCCTCGGAGGGGTACCGCACCGTGGTGGCAGACAATGGCCGCACTGCGCTTTTCACGGCCCGCCATGCCAAACCCGATCTGGTCCTTTTGGACCTGATGATGCCCGAACTTGATGGTTACGGCTTCATGGAGATCTACCGCAAAGAAGCCCAGATTCCGATCATCGTGCTGACCTCCAAACTGGAAAAAGACAGTGCCATTCGCAGCCTGGAACTCGGGGCAGATGATTACATCGTGAAGCCTTTCGACCTGGATGAAGTGAACGCCCGAATCCGCGCTGTGCTGCGCAGGTACGACAAGGGGCACACCGTTGTGCGCATGATTCGCGTGTCGGATCTGGAAATGGACCCCGAACAGCAGGTGATCAGCAAGGCCGGACGCACCCTGGCCCTCACCCGTTCGGAGTATGGCCTGCTCAGCCACTTCATGCAGCACCCTGGCAAAACCTTTTCCAGGGCAGAACTGCTGGATCACATCGATGGTGGAGGGGCAGAAAGCCTGGAACGCACTGTGGACGTGCACATCCGCAAACTGCGGGTGAAACTCGGGGACGATTCTGGCACCCCGAAATACATTGAAACCGTCTTCGGGGCAGGGTATCGCCTCAGCCAGAGAACCCTGCAACCATGA
- a CDS encoding sensor histidine kinase: MKLLTRSLRLNLVFGFALSCLVGLLVFGILAHNVAIDSYHKTVHQNLVNTYADNAQRFYQEHGTWEGMDPGPPPAREGQPGAGGPPPGPQGAGRPREDLQRGMRPDKRLGVFDPQGNVVSKTEKYQRGQQVNPEDFLFTREIVVNGQVVGTAFEEPGAGVNSPDQQAMVNAINLTILMAGAIGLALAILLGAAMAGQLTRPLERLTLAVRSLRYGKAQEPVQEQGTDEVAVLTRAFNQMSDQLVKAEQQRRQMIADIAHDLGTPLTVASGYVQSMQQGKLGATKERLEVVYDELLLLQNLVDDLRLLSLADAGMLTLSRDATAPEVLLRSIQKAFSFRAEKQKIKLTLQVDENLPEVSLDVERMRQVLGNLVNNALHYTPEGGEIRLIARKVEGGVMLQVQDTGVGIPAEKLPFIFERFYRVDETRSPENGGGSGLGLAIARSIVELHGGKISAHSVLRQGTTISILAPV, translated from the coding sequence ATGAAACTGCTGACCCGTTCCCTCAGGCTCAATCTGGTGTTCGGGTTTGCCCTTTCATGTCTGGTGGGCCTGCTGGTCTTCGGGATTCTGGCCCACAACGTGGCCATCGATTCCTACCACAAAACGGTGCACCAGAACCTGGTGAACACCTATGCAGACAACGCCCAGCGGTTCTACCAGGAGCATGGCACCTGGGAGGGCATGGACCCTGGCCCTCCTCCAGCGAGAGAAGGACAGCCTGGAGCAGGAGGACCACCGCCAGGACCTCAGGGTGCAGGCAGACCCCGTGAGGACCTGCAACGTGGCATGCGGCCCGACAAACGCCTGGGCGTCTTTGACCCTCAGGGAAATGTGGTGTCCAAAACCGAAAAATACCAGCGTGGACAGCAGGTGAACCCAGAAGATTTCCTTTTCACCAGAGAGATTGTTGTGAATGGGCAGGTGGTGGGTACAGCCTTCGAAGAGCCCGGAGCAGGGGTGAATTCTCCCGACCAGCAGGCGATGGTGAACGCCATCAACCTCACCATCCTGATGGCTGGAGCCATTGGACTCGCCCTTGCGATCCTGCTTGGGGCAGCCATGGCTGGACAGCTGACCCGGCCCCTGGAACGCCTGACCCTCGCTGTGCGGAGCCTCAGGTACGGCAAGGCCCAGGAGCCTGTCCAGGAACAGGGCACAGATGAGGTTGCTGTCCTCACCCGCGCCTTCAACCAGATGAGCGACCAGCTGGTGAAAGCGGAGCAGCAACGCCGCCAGATGATCGCGGACATTGCCCACGACCTGGGCACCCCCCTCACTGTCGCTTCCGGATACGTGCAATCCATGCAACAGGGCAAACTTGGGGCCACCAAAGAGCGCCTGGAAGTCGTCTACGACGAACTCCTGCTGCTGCAGAATCTGGTCGATGACCTGCGCCTGCTTTCTCTGGCAGATGCGGGCATGCTCACCCTCAGCAGAGACGCCACCGCTCCAGAAGTGCTGCTCAGAAGCATCCAGAAGGCGTTTTCCTTCCGTGCTGAGAAACAAAAAATCAAACTGACCCTGCAGGTCGACGAAAACCTGCCAGAAGTGAGCCTGGATGTGGAACGCATGCGTCAGGTGCTGGGCAATCTGGTGAACAACGCCCTGCACTACACCCCTGAAGGGGGCGAGATCCGCCTGATCGCCAGAAAAGTGGAAGGTGGAGTGATGCTGCAGGTGCAGGACACCGGAGTGGGGATTCCTGCGGAGAAACTGCCTTTTATCTTTGAGCGGTTTTACCGGGTGGACGAGACCCGCAGCCCAGAAAATGGTGGAGGCTCAGGTCTGGGTCTGGCCATTGCCCGTTCGATTGTGGAATTGCATGGGGGCAAAATCTCCGCCCACAGTGTCCTCAGGCAGGGCACCACCATCAGCATTCTGGCCCCTGTGTAG
- a CDS encoding flavin monoamine oxidase family protein has translation MRTPFLRELKRLYARSKQEAQEPSESTISRRDFLKAATVTVAATAAPVAFAKPRKVKERVVIVGGGTAGLTCAYRLLQQGIHADIYEASSRMGGRMFSAYNTFGMNEVIELGGELVDSGHEELITLTKELGLHLTDLKAAEKGLKSEDWFFGGKRYTEKDLLRMFRPIARRIDADLENVDLDVVSYKNPGGAEKLDWISIPDYLEKIEADQVMKDMLSLAYTTEYGLDAAEQSATNLLYLIGTDPGEWQIYGESDEAYHITEGSGAVPKRLSQKVNSQIHVSRVLERVSKTASGRYQLDFKEGPSVYADHVVFTIPFSVMRHLDIKIDLPEAKRQAIQELGYGTNSKLMVGLTQPIWKTKYGYSGSTYTDLPFQTSWETTKGQKVKGAVLTRFTGGTIGLQSGEGTPQEQAYDFIQQMETLYPGVQQAYTGNAVRMHWPTKPHQLGSYSCYKIGQFTSIRGAEGERLGRLYFAGEHTSPFAQGYMEGAVESGNRVAREVLKFIK, from the coding sequence ATGCGTACACCGTTTTTACGTGAGTTGAAGAGACTTTATGCCCGCAGCAAGCAGGAAGCCCAGGAACCCTCGGAAAGCACCATCAGCCGCCGTGATTTCCTGAAAGCGGCAACCGTGACGGTGGCAGCGACTGCTGCGCCTGTGGCTTTTGCGAAACCCCGCAAGGTCAAGGAGCGCGTGGTGATTGTGGGAGGGGGAACCGCTGGTCTGACCTGCGCCTACCGCCTTCTGCAACAGGGCATTCACGCCGACATTTACGAGGCTTCGAGCCGCATGGGAGGGCGCATGTTCAGCGCCTACAACACTTTCGGCATGAACGAGGTCATTGAACTCGGGGGTGAACTGGTGGACTCCGGGCACGAGGAACTGATCACCCTGACGAAAGAACTGGGCCTGCACCTCACCGACCTGAAAGCTGCCGAGAAAGGCCTGAAGTCCGAAGACTGGTTTTTTGGCGGAAAACGCTACACCGAGAAAGACCTGCTGCGGATGTTCCGACCCATTGCCAGGAGAATCGATGCAGATCTGGAAAACGTTGATCTGGATGTGGTGAGTTACAAAAATCCTGGTGGTGCAGAGAAACTGGACTGGATTTCCATTCCTGACTACCTGGAGAAAATCGAGGCCGATCAGGTCATGAAGGACATGCTGAGTCTGGCCTACACCACCGAATATGGTCTGGATGCCGCAGAACAGAGCGCCACCAACCTGCTGTACCTGATCGGCACGGACCCCGGAGAGTGGCAGATCTATGGGGAGAGTGACGAGGCCTACCACATCACCGAGGGCAGTGGGGCCGTGCCAAAACGCCTCTCCCAGAAGGTGAACAGCCAGATCCACGTGAGCCGCGTGCTCGAAAGGGTCAGCAAGACCGCATCTGGCCGTTACCAGCTGGATTTCAAAGAGGGACCCAGCGTGTATGCCGACCATGTGGTGTTCACCATTCCCTTCAGTGTGATGCGGCACCTGGACATCAAAATTGATCTCCCTGAGGCCAAGCGTCAGGCCATTCAGGAACTTGGATATGGCACCAACAGCAAACTGATGGTGGGCCTGACCCAGCCCATCTGGAAAACGAAGTATGGTTACAGTGGCAGCACCTATACGGATCTGCCTTTCCAGACAAGCTGGGAAACCACCAAAGGCCAGAAGGTGAAGGGGGCCGTTCTGACCCGCTTCACCGGAGGAACCATCGGTCTGCAATCCGGGGAAGGCACTCCCCAGGAGCAGGCGTATGACTTCATCCAGCAGATGGAAACCCTTTACCCGGGGGTGCAGCAGGCCTACACCGGAAATGCCGTGCGGATGCACTGGCCCACCAAGCCCCACCAGCTCGGGTCATATTCCTGCTACAAAATCGGTCAGTTCACCAGCATCCGGGGTGCAGAGGGAGAGCGTCTGGGACGCCTGTACTTCGCAGGAGAGCACACCTCCCCATTTGCCCAGGGCTACATGGAAGGGGCCGTGGAGAGCGGGAACCGGGTGGCGCGGGAAGTCCTGAAGTTCATCAAATAA
- a CDS encoding NUDIX domain-containing protein translates to MRNIVLGIVEHHGKILVYQSTSPDTGVSFCRPLGGGIEHGEYADQALKREFLEELGTEIEVLENLGVIEEVFLWNGELAHQVFFLYRIRLLDPQFYSDNHFPVLDDSITALWKPLKDFHRGERLVPTGLLERISACGEAEPVLSPDQS, encoded by the coding sequence ATGCGAAACATTGTCCTGGGCATTGTAGAACACCATGGAAAAATACTTGTCTACCAGAGCACCAGTCCCGACACGGGTGTTTCATTCTGCCGTCCGCTGGGTGGGGGCATTGAACATGGAGAATACGCTGATCAGGCCCTCAAGCGTGAGTTTCTGGAGGAACTGGGCACCGAAATTGAAGTGCTGGAGAACCTCGGTGTGATCGAGGAGGTTTTCCTGTGGAATGGAGAACTGGCCCACCAGGTCTTTTTCCTGTACAGAATTCGACTGCTGGACCCCCAATTTTACAGTGACAACCATTTTCCAGTGCTGGACGATTCCATCACAGCCCTGTGGAAGCCCCTGAAGGACTTCCACAGGGGTGAAAGGCTGGTTCCGACTGGTCTGCTTGAGCGGATCAGCGCTTGCGGGGAAGCTGAACCTGTCCTTTCACCTGATCAAAGTTGA
- a CDS encoding GNAT family N-acetyltransferase gives MGPSSFQDDEVSLLRFLTDLQQTAHGPVPHPGDLVWWMYQSPLFKPETSIQLIRNNQQDIQAVVFSDPPEWASLTVHPDLQNPTAAIEAAEDHARQHGRQELTLRTGSGQPDFEELLLKRGYVPSPHKSALMEFVPLPQVPAPVLPEGYCLSNMQGLQDLPARVKVHQEVWNSRRFTLQALKNIQSHPLYDAGLDQVVVAPDGSLAAYALIWMESVHGTATFEPVGVHPLHQRKGLGKAVMLSGLRALQDRSATRITVSTRESNTPAVQLYESLGFKTTGHFLNYGRRFTD, from the coding sequence ATGGGCCCGAGTTCCTTTCAGGACGATGAAGTTTCCCTGCTGCGCTTTCTGACCGACCTGCAGCAGACAGCCCACGGCCCTGTTCCCCACCCTGGAGATCTGGTGTGGTGGATGTACCAGAGCCCTCTTTTCAAACCAGAAACATCCATTCAGTTGATCAGGAACAACCAGCAGGACATTCAGGCTGTGGTGTTCTCTGATCCTCCAGAGTGGGCCTCTCTCACCGTGCATCCTGACCTGCAAAACCCGACAGCAGCGATTGAGGCTGCTGAAGATCATGCCAGACAGCATGGACGTCAAGAACTGACCCTTCGCACAGGTTCCGGCCAGCCTGATTTTGAAGAGCTGCTGCTCAAACGGGGGTATGTGCCTTCACCTCACAAAAGTGCTCTGATGGAGTTTGTTCCTTTACCGCAGGTGCCTGCTCCTGTGCTTCCAGAGGGTTACTGCCTTTCCAACATGCAGGGGCTTCAGGATCTTCCAGCAAGGGTGAAAGTCCATCAGGAGGTGTGGAATTCCAGACGCTTTACCCTGCAAGCATTGAAAAACATCCAGAGCCACCCCCTGTACGACGCCGGGCTGGATCAGGTGGTGGTGGCTCCAGACGGCAGCCTCGCAGCTTATGCCCTGATCTGGATGGAAAGCGTTCATGGCACAGCCACTTTTGAACCTGTCGGGGTGCATCCCCTTCACCAGCGAAAAGGACTGGGGAAGGCGGTGATGCTGTCTGGGCTCAGGGCTTTGCAGGACAGGAGTGCCACCCGCATCACGGTTTCCACCCGTGAAAGCAACACCCCAGCCGTACAGCTTTATGAATCACTGGGTTTCAAAACCACAGGGCATTTCCTCAATTACGGGCGAAGATTTACGGATTAA
- a CDS encoding DoxX family protein: MNEQNLQRFQLALTVLRVLIGIIFMAHGYQKFFEYTIPGTTGAFGQMGVPLAGVIAPVVATLELVGGLALVTGFLTRITAGLLALNMLGAMVLVHLKGGFFAPNGIELPLSLMASTVALALGGAGAFALDGLRKREQQVVRA, from the coding sequence ATGAACGAGCAAAACCTCCAGCGGTTTCAACTGGCCCTCACCGTCCTGCGTGTCCTGATCGGCATCATCTTCATGGCCCACGGGTACCAGAAGTTCTTCGAGTACACCATCCCCGGAACCACCGGTGCTTTTGGGCAGATGGGTGTGCCTCTGGCAGGTGTGATCGCACCTGTGGTGGCCACCCTTGAACTGGTGGGGGGACTGGCCCTGGTGACCGGATTCCTGACCCGCATCACCGCTGGTCTGCTGGCCCTCAACATGCTGGGTGCCATGGTGCTGGTGCACCTCAAAGGTGGGTTCTTTGCCCCCAACGGCATTGAACTGCCCCTCTCTCTGATGGCTTCCACCGTTGCCCTTGCTCTGGGTGGTGCAGGTGCTTTTGCACTCGATGGCCTGCGGAAACGCGAGCAACAGGTGGTTCGGGCTTAA
- a CDS encoding MarR family winged helix-turn-helix transcriptional regulator yields MPETAKTSLEHQTYLALVRTLQHLHQQTALLFKEKGLSGPQFNVLRILRGAGPDGATCGEIIQQLLDTSKDPDVTRLLDNLEKQGLIHRSRSQQDRRVVLSSITKKGLDLLAQLDQPLLDLHQQQFQHLGQDKLQQLYDLLQELHPGQ; encoded by the coding sequence ATGCCTGAAACAGCAAAAACCTCTCTTGAGCATCAGACCTATCTGGCACTGGTCCGCACCCTGCAACACCTGCACCAGCAAACCGCCCTGCTCTTCAAAGAAAAGGGCCTCAGTGGTCCACAGTTCAATGTGCTGCGCATCCTGCGGGGTGCAGGCCCTGATGGGGCCACCTGTGGTGAAATCATCCAGCAACTGCTGGACACCAGCAAGGACCCGGATGTCACCCGTCTGCTGGACAATCTGGAAAAGCAGGGCCTGATCCACAGGTCCCGCAGCCAGCAGGACCGCCGGGTGGTGCTCTCCAGCATCACCAAAAAAGGGCTCGACCTTCTGGCACAACTCGATCAGCCTCTGCTGGACCTGCACCAGCAACAGTTCCAGCATCTGGGGCAGGATAAATTGCAACAGCTTTATGACTTGCTGCAGGAGTTGCACCCAGGCCAGTGA
- a CDS encoding ABC transporter substrate-binding protein, whose translation MQKFVCITLALAVAAPAFAQVPKGYPASYQKVIDEAKKEKKLVIYSSTDQASAQFLIDDFKALYPFVEVEYNDIGTTQLYSRFISEAAAGGKSADFLWSSGMELQVKLAADGYALAYTSPEAKNYPASSKMDNLLYGTTLEPGVLVYNKRFIKKPPTTHGEFAKMLADSKMNGKVATWDPEKSGIGFTFLHQDTVAVPGYLDLFKALGKSGAGQYSSSGVMMEKVISGEHYFGYNVIGSYALLRAEKVPDIGVAYFRDRTVAFQRPAFISKLAEHPNTAKLFLDYLLSARGQNVMANKSLIFALRPGTEGPAVPKNVYSKIGGKKNLVVIPVSRDLLKNLEPGVRTPFLNEWRSALKGQ comes from the coding sequence ATGCAGAAATTCGTGTGCATCACGCTGGCCCTTGCTGTTGCTGCTCCTGCTTTTGCTCAGGTTCCCAAAGGTTATCCTGCTTCCTACCAGAAGGTCATTGATGAGGCGAAAAAAGAAAAGAAGCTGGTGATCTACTCCTCCACCGATCAGGCCAGTGCCCAGTTCCTGATCGATGACTTCAAGGCCCTCTATCCCTTCGTTGAGGTCGAGTACAACGACATTGGAACCACCCAGCTCTACAGCCGTTTCATCAGTGAGGCTGCTGCAGGAGGGAAAAGTGCGGATTTCCTGTGGAGCAGTGGCATGGAGTTGCAGGTGAAACTGGCTGCCGATGGGTATGCCCTGGCTTACACCTCCCCGGAAGCAAAAAACTATCCTGCCTCCTCCAAAATGGACAACCTGCTTTACGGCACCACCCTGGAGCCCGGCGTTCTGGTGTACAACAAGCGTTTCATCAAAAAACCCCCCACCACACACGGCGAATTTGCAAAAATGCTTGCAGACAGCAAAATGAACGGCAAGGTCGCCACCTGGGACCCTGAAAAGAGCGGCATCGGGTTCACCTTCCTGCATCAGGACACCGTGGCCGTTCCCGGTTATCTGGACCTCTTCAAAGCCCTGGGGAAATCCGGTGCTGGGCAGTACTCCTCTTCCGGGGTGATGATGGAGAAAGTCATTTCCGGAGAGCATTACTTCGGGTACAACGTGATTGGCTCTTACGCCCTGCTGCGTGCAGAAAAGGTGCCAGACATCGGGGTGGCGTACTTCCGGGACAGGACCGTGGCCTTCCAGCGTCCTGCGTTCATCAGCAAACTGGCCGAGCATCCCAATACTGCGAAACTGTTTCTGGATTACCTTCTGAGCGCACGGGGCCAGAATGTCATGGCGAACAAGTCCCTGATCTTTGCCCTGCGCCCTGGCACCGAGGGTCCTGCTGTGCCCAAAAACGTGTACAGCAAGATCGGCGGCAAGAAGAATCTGGTGGTGATCCCGGTGTCCAGAGACCTCTTGAAGAACCTGGAGCCTGGCGTTCGCACCCCCTTCCTGAATGAGTGGCGTTCTGCCCTGAAAGGCCAGTGA
- a CDS encoding XRE family transcriptional regulator, with protein MNEEIRKAIQEVLYQKRISQADLARRLDKTPQEISRALKDPIRGGKVPELWQDILDELDLELVIRPRAKRQAS; from the coding sequence ATGAACGAGGAAATCCGCAAAGCCATCCAGGAGGTGCTGTACCAGAAGCGCATCTCCCAGGCAGACCTCGCACGCAGGCTGGACAAAACCCCACAGGAAATCAGCCGTGCCCTCAAAGATCCCATAAGGGGAGGCAAAGTGCCTGAACTCTGGCAGGACATTCTCGATGAACTCGACCTTGAACTCGTGATTCGGCCCAGGGCCAAAAGGCAGGCCTCGTGA
- the def gene encoding peptide deformylase, producing the protein MTRVYPLRYYGDPILRKHCTPIADLQRVQTVPGFGAVSIKDLAENMMETMFDAYGVGLAAPQIGLPIRMFVAAEYHKDGPEGDIPLSAQVKRHIVAINPTLEILDPTLRASHTDGCLSMPGMWSDDVQRPTAIRLTYTDQDGEQKIEEAEGHWARVLQHEFDHLNGRLYIDLLPPSYLQEHRKTIAQLQKRAKAYLKAIESKR; encoded by the coding sequence GTGACCCGGGTGTATCCCCTGAGGTATTACGGAGATCCCATCCTCAGGAAACACTGCACCCCCATTGCTGACCTGCAGCGTGTCCAGACTGTCCCTGGTTTTGGTGCTGTTTCCATCAAAGACCTCGCTGAGAACATGATGGAAACCATGTTCGATGCTTACGGGGTGGGGCTTGCTGCGCCCCAGATCGGTTTGCCCATCCGCATGTTTGTGGCTGCCGAATACCACAAAGATGGGCCCGAAGGGGACATCCCCCTCAGTGCCCAGGTGAAACGCCACATCGTGGCCATCAATCCCACATTGGAAATTCTGGACCCCACCCTGAGGGCTTCACACACCGATGGGTGCCTGTCCATGCCGGGCATGTGGTCTGACGACGTGCAGCGTCCCACCGCCATCCGTCTGACCTACACCGATCAGGACGGAGAACAAAAAATCGAGGAAGCAGAAGGGCACTGGGCCCGCGTGTTGCAACACGAATTTGACCACCTGAACGGCAGGCTCTACATTGACCTGCTGCCCCCTTCGTACCTGCAGGAGCACCGCAAGACCATTGCCCAGTTGCAGAAAAGGGCAAAGGCCTACCTGAAAGCCATCGAGAGCAAACGCTGA
- the gmk gene encoding guanylate kinase: MAQKRGLLLVMTGASGVGKGTIRQELEKIEDYHYSISWTTRESRPGEEHGVHYFFKTRDEFESEIHSGLGFLEHAEFVGNYYGTPRAAVEEQLQMGRNVLLEIEVQGAMQVKQAMPEAILIFIMPPSLTELKNRLVGRATESLEKIEKRLAKARSEILMAHEFKYCVLNDDVSRAVEDIRAIIRAERLSALRLTEEELEVIVQQ; the protein is encoded by the coding sequence ATGGCACAGAAACGCGGATTACTGCTGGTGATGACTGGCGCGAGTGGGGTCGGCAAAGGCACCATCCGCCAGGAACTGGAAAAAATCGAAGACTACCACTACTCCATCTCCTGGACCACCCGCGAATCCCGCCCCGGAGAGGAACACGGGGTCCATTACTTCTTCAAGACCCGTGATGAATTTGAATCTGAGATTCACTCGGGACTGGGCTTCCTTGAGCACGCTGAGTTTGTGGGGAATTACTACGGCACCCCCAGAGCCGCCGTTGAAGAACAGCTCCAGATGGGCCGAAATGTGCTGCTGGAAATCGAAGTGCAGGGGGCCATGCAGGTCAAACAGGCCATGCCCGAAGCCATTCTGATCTTCATCATGCCCCCAAGCCTCACCGAACTGAAAAACCGTCTGGTGGGCCGCGCAACGGAATCTCTGGAGAAGATCGAAAAACGTCTGGCCAAAGCCAGAAGCGAAATCCTGATGGCCCACGAGTTCAAGTACTGCGTCCTGAACGACGATGTTTCCAGGGCTGTGGAAGACATCCGGGCAATCATCCGGGCAGAGCGCCTCAGTGCGTTGCGCCTGACCGAGGAAGAGCTTGAAGTGATTGTGCAGCAGTGA
- a CDS encoding DUF1152 domain-containing protein: MFTPPFIEKLQFAKKILLAGMGGGFDVFCALPLYHALKAQGKQVHLANLSFTALRATRAREIEEGLFVVSHRTPVTVGYFPEAHLSQFLHEQGHDSTIYAFEKRGYRQLHAGYQHLADALEVDTIVLVDGGTDSLMRGDEDGLGTPEEDALSLVVVRDVEHVEQKLLACIGFGVDTFHGVCHAHFLESVAALTRRGHHLGTFNLLPDTPEVQFYQQALDFTHASMPDRISIVNSSVLGGIQGDFGDRHYTERTRGSELMINPLMGLYWTFDLMGVAERNLYLDDLLHTESMGDVWRAIERFRNRLAEIRPWKDLPF, from the coding sequence ATGTTTACTCCTCCATTTATTGAGAAATTGCAGTTTGCAAAAAAGATTCTCCTGGCAGGAATGGGAGGCGGATTCGATGTCTTTTGTGCCTTGCCGCTGTACCACGCCCTCAAAGCACAGGGAAAACAGGTGCATCTGGCCAACCTCTCTTTTACGGCCCTCAGAGCGACCAGAGCCCGCGAAATTGAAGAAGGTCTTTTTGTGGTCAGCCACCGCACACCTGTCACTGTGGGGTATTTTCCAGAAGCTCACCTGAGCCAGTTTTTGCATGAGCAGGGGCATGACAGCACCATTTACGCTTTTGAAAAGCGCGGTTATCGCCAGTTGCATGCAGGCTATCAACATCTGGCAGACGCCCTGGAAGTGGACACCATCGTACTTGTAGACGGGGGCACAGACTCTCTGATGCGGGGGGATGAGGACGGTCTGGGCACCCCTGAAGAGGACGCCCTCAGCCTGGTCGTCGTGCGGGATGTGGAGCATGTGGAGCAGAAACTGCTGGCCTGCATTGGCTTCGGGGTGGACACCTTCCATGGGGTGTGCCATGCCCACTTTCTGGAAAGTGTGGCTGCCCTCACCCGCAGGGGCCACCACCTGGGGACCTTCAACCTGCTACCAGACACACCCGAAGTCCAGTTCTATCAGCAAGCCCTCGATTTCACCCACGCATCCATGCCTGACCGGATCAGCATTGTGAATTCCTCTGTTCTGGGCGGCATTCAGGGAGATTTTGGAGACAGGCACTACACTGAGCGCACCCGGGGCAGTGAACTGATGATCAATCCGCTGATGGGCCTGTACTGGACCTTCGACCTGATGGGTGTCGCAGAGCGCAACCTCTATCTGGATGACCTGCTTCACACCGAAAGCATGGGGGATGTCTGGAGGGCCATCGAGCGCTTCAGGAACCGTCTTGCAGAAATTCGGCCCTGGAAAGACCTGCCTTTCTGA